The Microbacterium luteum genome includes a region encoding these proteins:
- a CDS encoding F0F1 ATP synthase subunit delta — translation MGSATTQALAGTTAALGSASGVDIDVARELFAAARSVGDTSALSGALADSAAAPAARAKVVADVFGAALRPVSVSLLTAAVSERWSSASDMVDGLEELAIRAAAVAEPAAPVEDELFRFTRTVAENPELELALGSRLGDASAKGALVDTLLTGRSSEAARLIVSSLVQQPRERRVRQIVANAMRVVADQRGRTVATVSSAAPLSDAQVQRLSATLSKRYGTEVAINTVVDPAVIGGVRVQIANDVIDASVSTRLAELRQRLAG, via the coding sequence ATGGGCAGCGCGACCACTCAGGCGCTCGCGGGCACCACCGCGGCGCTCGGCTCCGCGTCCGGCGTCGACATCGACGTCGCGCGCGAGCTGTTCGCCGCGGCTCGGTCGGTCGGTGACACCTCCGCACTGAGCGGCGCGCTGGCCGACTCTGCAGCGGCACCGGCCGCGCGGGCGAAGGTCGTCGCCGACGTGTTCGGCGCGGCTCTCCGCCCGGTCTCGGTGTCGCTGCTGACCGCAGCGGTCTCCGAGCGCTGGTCGTCGGCCTCCGACATGGTCGACGGGCTCGAAGAGCTCGCAATCCGTGCCGCAGCCGTCGCAGAGCCGGCCGCGCCGGTCGAAGACGAGCTCTTCCGCTTCACGCGGACGGTGGCGGAGAACCCGGAGCTCGAACTGGCGCTCGGCAGCCGACTCGGCGACGCATCGGCCAAGGGTGCCCTCGTCGACACGCTGCTGACCGGACGCTCGAGCGAGGCAGCACGGCTGATCGTCTCCTCGCTCGTGCAGCAGCCGCGGGAGCGCCGCGTGCGACAGATCGTGGCCAACGCGATGCGCGTGGTCGCCGACCAGCGCGGCCGCACGGTCGCGACGGTCTCCTCGGCCGCGCCGCTCAGCGACGCCCAGGTCCAGCGCCTGTCGGCGACGCTGTCGAAGCGGTACGGCACCGAGGTCGCGATCAACACCGTCGTGGACCCCGCGGTCATCGGCGGCGTGCGGGTGCAGATCGCGAACGACGTCATCGACGCCAGCGTGTCCACGCGCCTGGCCGAACTCCGGCAGCGACTGGCCGGCTAA
- a CDS encoding F0F1 ATP synthase subunit B produces MQELLVTLAAEEGETPSPLIPAIYDITWSAVCFVVILFIFWRVVLPRMNKLLDERSTAIEGNIAKADEAQRKAEAALQEYTAALADARKEAGEIRDAAREDGKKIVAEAKDSAASEAARITASAHSQIEAERQAALVSLRGEVGTLALDLAGGVIGETLSDDAKAQAVVDRFLADLEAEKAAQ; encoded by the coding sequence ATGCAAGAGCTTCTTGTCACACTCGCCGCGGAAGAAGGCGAGACGCCGAGCCCGCTGATCCCCGCGATCTACGACATCACCTGGTCGGCGGTGTGCTTCGTCGTCATCCTCTTCATCTTCTGGCGCGTCGTGCTGCCGCGGATGAACAAGCTGCTCGACGAGCGCTCGACCGCGATCGAGGGCAACATCGCCAAGGCCGACGAGGCGCAGCGCAAGGCCGAGGCCGCGCTGCAGGAGTACACCGCTGCACTCGCCGACGCCCGCAAGGAAGCCGGTGAGATCCGCGACGCCGCCCGTGAGGACGGCAAGAAGATCGTCGCCGAGGCGAAGGACTCCGCAGCGAGCGAGGCGGCGCGCATCACCGCGTCGGCGCACTCGCAGATCGAGGCGGAGCGCCAGGCGGCGCTCGTGTCGCTGCGCGGAGAGGTCGGCACGCTCGCGCTCGATCTCGCCGGTGGCGTGATCGGAGAGACGCTGTCCGACGACGCGAAGGCTCAGGCCGTCGTCGACCGCTTCCTCGCCGACCTCGAGGCCGAGAAGGCGGCGCAGTAA
- the atpE gene encoding F0F1 ATP synthase subunit C gives MDATTVLAQVTGSIASVGYGLAAIGPAIGVGIVVGKTIEGVARQPELAGRLQVLMFIGIAFTEALAFIGIATGFIFGF, from the coding sequence GTGGACGCAACTACGGTTCTCGCCCAGGTGACGGGCTCCATCGCGAGCGTCGGTTACGGCCTGGCCGCCATCGGTCCCGCCATTGGCGTGGGCATCGTCGTCGGCAAGACCATCGAGGGCGTGGCTCGTCAGCCCGAGCTCGCCGGTCGCCTGCAGGTCCTGATGTTCATCGGTATCGCCTTCACCGAGGCGCTCGCCTTCATCGGTATCGCCACCGGCTTCATCTTCGGCTTCTAA
- the atpB gene encoding F0F1 ATP synthase subunit A: MITQAATLIATATSTDDEFHPPSIADFFPPAIFFEGTAFEITRINLAQFLATAVLVILFLVGTRRLKLVPGRFQSVIEMALDFVRVNIAEDLLGKKDGQRFLPILTTMFFMILFMNLTGIIPGINIAGTSVIAVPLLLAVIAYVTFIYAGIRKSPGNFFKNSLMPSGVPWPLYIIIIPLEFLSTFIIRPVTLTLRLLMNMIVGHLMLVLFFSATQYFVFTLGGLWTVLGAGTLAFGFVFTLFELLVAFLQAYVFTILTAVYIQLAVAEEH; this comes from the coding sequence CTGATCACTCAAGCTGCGACACTGATCGCCACCGCCACGTCCACTGACGACGAATTCCACCCGCCGTCGATCGCGGACTTCTTCCCTCCGGCGATCTTCTTCGAGGGCACCGCCTTCGAGATCACCCGCATCAACCTGGCGCAGTTCCTCGCGACCGCCGTCCTGGTGATCCTGTTCCTCGTCGGAACCCGGCGGCTGAAGCTCGTCCCCGGCCGCTTCCAGAGCGTCATCGAGATGGCGCTGGACTTCGTCCGCGTCAACATCGCCGAGGACCTACTGGGCAAGAAGGACGGCCAGCGCTTCCTGCCGATCCTCACGACGATGTTCTTCATGATCCTGTTCATGAACCTGACGGGCATCATCCCCGGCATCAACATCGCCGGCACGAGCGTCATCGCCGTTCCGCTCCTGCTCGCCGTCATCGCCTACGTGACCTTCATCTACGCCGGCATCCGCAAGAGCCCGGGCAACTTCTTCAAGAACTCCCTCATGCCCTCCGGCGTGCCGTGGCCGCTGTACATCATCATCATCCCGCTCGAGTTCCTCTCGACGTTCATCATCCGCCCGGTCACGCTCACCCTGCGTCTGCTGATGAACATGATCGTCGGGCACCTGATGCTGGTGCTGTTCTTCTCCGCCACGCAGTACTTCGTCTTCACCCTCGGAGGCCTGTGGACCGTGCTCGGCGCGGGCACGCTCGCCTTCGGCTTCGTCTTCACCCTGTTCGAACTCCTGGTGGCTTTCCTCCAGGCGTACGTCTTCACCATCCTCACCGCGGTCTACATCCAGCTCGCGGTTGCGGAAGAGCACTGA
- a CDS encoding MraY family glycosyltransferase: MKQYLFTVLLTAAVTLALSWAVWRLSLRFKLYPGIRERDVHKTPTPRLGGIAMFLGVVTAFLVSSQHPFFQIFWADPRPVYAILAATALIVLVGVADDLWDLDWMIKLGAQFVAAGIIAWFGELQIYALPIGGISLWSGWVSFTITVFAIVVVMNAVNFIDGLDGLVAGVCLIANGVFFAYSYLLVRDTGASSYFNLASFIAAVLVGACIGFLPLNWNPAKMFMGDSGALMLGLLMATSAIAITGQLDPAIIGDNDVFGRSQLLGAFIPILLPIVVVILPLLDFGLAVIRRMGAGKSPFSPDRKHLHHRMLDMGHSDRDAVLIFYAWTAVVSLAFLLMYIGTAQEWPGDYLLGVVFGAVGVVACLVVTLLPSRRSAISPKEAV; this comes from the coding sequence GTGAAGCAGTACCTGTTCACGGTCCTGCTCACCGCCGCCGTCACCCTCGCCCTGTCGTGGGCGGTGTGGCGACTCAGCCTCCGCTTCAAGCTGTACCCCGGCATCCGCGAGCGCGACGTCCACAAGACTCCCACGCCGCGCCTCGGGGGCATCGCGATGTTCCTCGGTGTCGTCACGGCGTTCCTCGTGTCGTCGCAGCATCCGTTCTTCCAGATCTTCTGGGCCGATCCGCGCCCGGTCTACGCGATCCTGGCCGCGACCGCCCTCATCGTGCTCGTGGGCGTCGCCGACGACCTGTGGGATCTCGACTGGATGATCAAGCTCGGCGCGCAGTTCGTCGCCGCCGGAATCATCGCGTGGTTCGGCGAGCTGCAGATCTATGCGCTCCCCATCGGCGGGATCTCCCTCTGGTCGGGGTGGGTGAGCTTCACCATCACCGTGTTCGCGATCGTCGTCGTCATGAACGCCGTGAACTTCATCGACGGGCTCGACGGGCTCGTGGCCGGAGTGTGCCTCATCGCCAACGGCGTGTTCTTCGCGTACTCCTACCTGCTCGTGCGCGACACCGGCGCCAGCAGCTACTTCAACCTCGCCTCGTTCATCGCGGCCGTCCTGGTGGGCGCCTGCATCGGCTTCCTCCCCCTGAATTGGAATCCCGCGAAGATGTTCATGGGCGATTCCGGCGCGCTCATGCTCGGTCTGCTGATGGCGACCTCGGCGATCGCGATCACGGGACAGCTGGATCCGGCGATCATCGGCGACAACGACGTGTTCGGCCGCTCGCAGCTGCTCGGTGCATTCATCCCGATCCTGCTGCCGATCGTCGTGGTGATCCTGCCTCTGCTCGATTTCGGCCTGGCGGTGATCCGCCGCATGGGGGCGGGCAAGAGCCCGTTCTCTCCCGATCGCAAGCACCTCCATCACCGCATGCTCGACATGGGTCACAGCGATCGCGACGCCGTCCTGATCTTCTACGCGTGGACGGCGGTCGTGAGCCTCGCCTTCCTCCTGATGTACATCGGCACCGCGCAGGAGTGGCCGGGAGACTACCTGCTCGGCGTCGTGTTCGGCGCCGTCGGCGTCGTCGCGTGCCTCGTCGTCACCCTCCTGCCCTCCCGTCGCTCCGCCATCAGCCCGAAGGAAGCCGTATGA
- a CDS encoding L-threonylcarbamoyladenylate synthase: protein MSSLFDCRNESELLAGMRRARQAIGRGDLIVVPTDTVYGIAADAFSASAVQRLLEAKGRGRQSPPPVLVGGVDTLRALVSEVPEAVERLVAEFWPGGLTIVLPAQPSLSWDLGDTHGTVAVRMPDHRLTLELLEETGPLAVSSANLTGRPAAVAVLDAMAMLGDSVSTYLDDGPSATGVASTIVDATSLVVGPEPVVRVLREGAISRERLRDVLGDLLEPDESQVEEAPGPVSGGDS from the coding sequence ATGTCCTCCCTCTTCGACTGCCGGAACGAGTCCGAGCTCCTGGCCGGCATGCGCCGGGCGCGCCAGGCCATCGGCCGAGGCGATCTGATCGTCGTCCCCACCGACACCGTGTACGGCATCGCCGCCGACGCGTTCTCGGCGTCCGCCGTGCAGCGTCTGCTGGAGGCGAAGGGCCGCGGGCGGCAGTCGCCGCCGCCGGTGCTGGTCGGGGGAGTGGACACGCTCCGCGCGCTCGTGTCGGAGGTCCCGGAGGCCGTCGAACGGCTCGTGGCGGAGTTCTGGCCGGGCGGGCTGACCATCGTGCTTCCCGCGCAGCCGTCGCTGTCGTGGGACCTCGGCGACACCCACGGCACCGTGGCGGTCCGGATGCCCGATCATCGGCTCACCCTCGAGCTGCTCGAGGAGACGGGACCGCTGGCGGTCTCCAGCGCCAACCTCACCGGCAGGCCGGCCGCGGTGGCGGTGCTCGACGCCATGGCGATGCTCGGCGACAGCGTCTCGACGTACCTCGACGACGGCCCGAGCGCGACCGGGGTCGCCTCCACGATCGTCGACGCGACCTCGCTGGTCGTCGGTCCCGAGCCCGTGGTGCGCGTGCTGCGGGAGGGGGCGATCTCCCGGGAGCGTCTGCGCGACGTGCTCGGCGACCTCCTCGAGCCCGACGAGTCTCAGGTCGAGGAGGCGCCCGGACCCGTTTCCGGCGGCGACTCGTGA
- the prmC gene encoding peptide chain release factor N(5)-glutamine methyltransferase, whose amino-acid sequence MPSSDASAPVSEALRLASSRLERAGIVDAIVDAELLLGHVLALSRGGVQAAAFRGDGLTSAQADDFADLVERRATRVPLQHLTGIAPFRSLELSVGPGVFVPRPETEIVAQLAIDALRAAAAPEPVAVDLGTGSGALALAMATEVPHARVHAAENSVDAFVWAKENFARWGGDNARVAFIDLADAFLELDGTVSVVASNPPYVPDDAIPRDPEVRHHDPAAALYGGPDGLDVIRVISRVGLRLAHPGGTIVLEHGEWQGEAIRAVLENDGWRAAATHPDLTMRDRATTAVRP is encoded by the coding sequence ATGCCCTCCTCCGACGCATCCGCCCCGGTGTCCGAGGCGCTCCGCCTCGCCTCCTCGCGACTGGAGCGCGCCGGTATCGTCGACGCGATCGTCGACGCTGAGCTGCTCCTCGGTCACGTGCTCGCGCTCTCTCGCGGGGGAGTGCAGGCGGCCGCGTTCCGCGGTGACGGGCTCACGAGCGCGCAGGCGGACGACTTCGCGGACCTCGTCGAACGGCGCGCGACCCGCGTTCCCCTGCAGCATCTCACCGGCATCGCCCCGTTCCGCTCCCTCGAGCTGAGCGTCGGACCCGGGGTCTTCGTGCCGCGGCCCGAGACGGAGATCGTCGCGCAGCTCGCCATCGACGCCCTCCGGGCGGCCGCCGCCCCCGAGCCCGTCGCGGTCGATCTCGGCACCGGCAGCGGCGCCCTCGCGCTCGCCATGGCGACGGAGGTGCCGCACGCCCGGGTGCACGCCGCGGAGAACTCCGTCGACGCGTTCGTGTGGGCGAAGGAGAACTTCGCGCGGTGGGGAGGCGACAACGCGCGCGTGGCGTTCATCGATCTCGCCGACGCCTTCCTTGAGCTCGACGGCACCGTGTCCGTGGTCGCCTCCAACCCGCCGTACGTGCCCGACGACGCGATCCCGCGAGACCCGGAGGTGCGCCATCACGATCCCGCCGCGGCGCTGTACGGAGGTCCCGACGGACTCGACGTCATCCGGGTGATCAGCCGGGTCGGCCTGCGGCTGGCGCACCCGGGCGGCACGATCGTCCTCGAGCACGGTGAATGGCAGGGGGAGGCGATCCGCGCCGTCTTGGAAAACGATGGCTGGCGTGCGGCCGCGACCCACCCGGACCTGACCATGCGCGACCGCGCCACCACTGCCGTCCGACCCTGA
- the cysK gene encoding cysteine synthase A, with translation MPGIHSDITSAFGDTPLVRLNRVAEGTEANILAKLEFYNPASSVKDRLGVAIVDAAEASGDLTAGGTIVEATSGNTGIALAMVGAARGYKVVLTMPASMSKERRMLLKAFGAELVLTDPAKGMKGAVEEAEAVAAKTPGAILAKQFANEANPAIHRKTTAEEILRDTDGAVDYFVAGIGTGGTITGVGQVLKEKVPGAKVIAVEPKDSPLLTEGHPGPHKIQGIGPNFVPAILDRDVIDEVIDVELDDALRLARETAAKDGILVGMSSGAAIWAALQVAARPEAAGKNIVVIIPSFGERYLSTPLYADLVED, from the coding sequence ATGCCCGGCATCCACTCCGACATCACCTCCGCCTTCGGTGACACCCCTCTCGTCCGGCTGAACCGGGTGGCCGAGGGCACCGAGGCCAACATCCTGGCCAAGCTCGAGTTCTACAACCCCGCCTCCAGCGTCAAGGACCGCCTCGGTGTCGCCATCGTCGACGCCGCCGAGGCCTCGGGCGACCTGACCGCCGGCGGCACGATCGTCGAGGCCACCAGCGGCAACACCGGGATCGCCCTGGCGATGGTCGGCGCGGCGCGCGGCTACAAGGTGGTGCTCACGATGCCCGCCTCGATGTCCAAGGAGCGCCGCATGCTGCTGAAGGCCTTCGGCGCCGAGCTCGTGCTCACCGACCCGGCCAAGGGCATGAAGGGCGCTGTCGAGGAGGCCGAGGCGGTCGCGGCGAAGACCCCCGGCGCCATCCTCGCCAAGCAGTTCGCCAACGAGGCGAACCCGGCGATCCACCGCAAGACCACGGCGGAGGAGATCCTGCGCGACACCGACGGCGCGGTGGACTACTTCGTCGCAGGCATCGGCACCGGCGGCACCATCACCGGCGTCGGCCAGGTGCTCAAGGAGAAGGTTCCCGGCGCGAAGGTCATCGCCGTCGAGCCCAAGGACTCGCCGCTGCTGACCGAGGGTCACCCGGGACCGCACAAGATCCAGGGCATCGGCCCGAACTTCGTTCCGGCCATCCTCGACCGCGACGTCATCGACGAGGTCATCGACGTCGAGCTCGACGACGCGCTGCGACTGGCGCGCGAGACCGCGGCGAAGGACGGCATCCTCGTGGGCATGTCCAGCGGCGCCGCGATCTGGGCAGCCCTGCAGGTCGCCGCACGCCCTGAGGCGGCGGGCAAGAACATCGTCGTGATCATCCCCTCGTTCGGCGAGCGGTACCTGTCGACCCCGCTGTACGCCGATCTCGTGGAGGACTGA
- the epsC gene encoding serine O-acetyltransferase EpsC, protein MGLWSDVRDDLAAAKLRDPAARSAVEIALLYPGLHAVWGHRVWHALWERRFRFVARAGSQLTRWLTGIEIHPGANIGRRFFIDHGMGVVVGETAEVGDDVMLYHGVTLGGRQRNGGKRHPTLEDGVAVGAGAKILGPITIGAGSVVGANAVVTKSAPADSILVGVPAKPRPRTADVDTRALLAAPEYVI, encoded by the coding sequence ATGGGCCTGTGGTCCGACGTTCGCGACGACCTCGCCGCCGCGAAGCTGCGCGACCCGGCCGCGCGCTCGGCGGTCGAGATCGCGCTGCTGTACCCCGGACTCCACGCCGTGTGGGGCCACCGGGTCTGGCATGCCCTGTGGGAGCGACGTTTCCGCTTCGTCGCGCGCGCGGGATCGCAGCTGACCCGGTGGCTCACCGGCATCGAGATCCACCCCGGCGCGAACATCGGACGCCGGTTCTTCATCGACCACGGCATGGGGGTCGTGGTGGGCGAGACGGCCGAGGTCGGCGATGACGTCATGCTCTACCACGGCGTCACGCTGGGTGGACGTCAGCGCAACGGCGGCAAGCGCCATCCGACCCTGGAAGACGGCGTCGCCGTCGGTGCCGGCGCGAAGATCCTCGGCCCCATCACCATCGGCGCGGGAAGCGTCGTCGGAGCCAACGCGGTGGTCACCAAGAGCGCACCGGCCGACAGCATCCTCGTGGGCGTGCCCGCCAAGCCCCGCCCGAGGACGGCCGACGTCGACACCCGCGCTCTCCTCGCCGCTCCCGAATACGTGATCTGA
- the prfA gene encoding peptide chain release factor 1 translates to MFESVQGLIEEYRDVERELSDPAVHADAARAKRVNRRYAELSRIVRAYEAWTASGDDLEAARELAREDDAFAAEVPALEEERARLQEKLRRLLIPRDPDDARDVIMEIKAGEGGAESALFAADLLRMYLQYAASKGWKTELLERDESDLGGYKNVQVAIKGASSDPAQGVWAHLKYEGGVHRVQRVPATESQGRIHTSTTGVLVFPEVDEPDEVEINPNDLKIDVYRSSGPGGQSVNTTDSAVRITHVPTGIVVSMQNEKSQLQNREAGMRVLRARLLARQQEERDAQAADARKSQIRGMDRSERIRTYNFPENRIADHRTGYKAYNLDHVMDGALEPVIESAITADEEARLASLAGDS, encoded by the coding sequence GTGTTCGAGTCCGTCCAGGGGCTGATCGAGGAGTACCGCGACGTCGAGCGAGAGCTGTCGGATCCGGCGGTGCACGCGGATGCGGCGCGCGCGAAGCGCGTGAACCGTCGGTATGCCGAGTTGTCGCGCATCGTGCGCGCCTACGAGGCGTGGACGGCCTCGGGCGACGACCTCGAAGCCGCGCGCGAACTCGCGAGGGAGGACGATGCCTTCGCCGCGGAGGTGCCGGCCCTCGAGGAGGAGCGCGCCCGGCTGCAGGAGAAGCTGCGGCGCCTGCTGATCCCTCGCGACCCCGACGATGCCCGTGACGTGATCATGGAGATCAAGGCGGGGGAGGGCGGCGCCGAGAGTGCCCTGTTCGCCGCGGACCTGCTGCGCATGTACCTGCAGTACGCCGCATCGAAGGGCTGGAAGACCGAGCTGCTGGAGCGGGACGAATCCGACCTCGGTGGCTACAAGAACGTGCAGGTCGCGATCAAGGGGGCGTCTTCCGACCCGGCGCAGGGTGTGTGGGCGCACCTGAAGTACGAGGGCGGAGTGCACCGCGTGCAGCGTGTCCCGGCGACGGAGTCGCAGGGGCGCATCCACACCTCGACGACCGGCGTGCTGGTGTTCCCCGAAGTCGACGAGCCCGACGAGGTCGAGATCAACCCGAACGATCTCAAGATCGACGTCTACCGGTCGTCGGGTCCGGGCGGACAGTCGGTGAACACGACGGACTCCGCCGTGCGGATCACGCACGTGCCGACCGGGATCGTCGTGTCGATGCAGAACGAGAAGTCGCAGCTGCAGAACCGCGAGGCGGGGATGCGCGTGCTGCGGGCACGGCTGCTCGCCCGTCAGCAGGAGGAGCGCGATGCTCAGGCGGCCGACGCGCGCAAGTCGCAGATCCGCGGGATGGACCGTTCCGAGCGCATCCGCACCTACAACTTCCCCGAGAACCGCATCGCCGACCACCGCACGGGGTACAAGGCCTACAACCTCGACCACGTCATGGACGGTGCCCTCGAGCCGGTGATCGAATCCGCGATCACGGCCGACGAGGAGGCGCGTCTGGCGTCACTCGCCGGCGACTCCTGA
- the rho gene encoding transcription termination factor Rho: protein MESISEIHTDAAAASADTSSASTASAPADTAPAAAEKAAASETAGEQAGDAPAEKPVRAPRKRTPRRAKSTDAPASDDSAAAEAAPDAAPTPSDDAAPASTEGSPATGDADASSDTTEKPAKKPARARKGRGKAAASADAEASGSSEGSESTGSQPKGDDAQADDAGKGGSAPTEAAQKSAAAESDGDTGGKSDATTNDDAGAGQGKSDNEGGNGQDGSDGESSGRGRSRSRNRNRNRNANQGQNQNSGSQNNGQNAQNDGDDDGQGSGRGRQRNKRRGQNGGDEFETEISEDDVLIPVAGILDVLDNYAFVRTTGYLPGSSDVYVSLGQVKKYNLRKGDAVVGAIKQPREGEQSSRQKYNALVKVDAVNGLSVDDAADRVEFGKLTPLYPQERLRLETAPEKLTQRIIDLVAPIGKGQRGLIVAPPKAGKTIVLQQIANAIAHNNPEVHLMVVLVDERPEEVTDMQRTVKGEVIASTFDRPAEDHTTVAELAIERAKRLVELGRDVVVLLDSITRLGRAYNISAPTSGRVLTGGVDASALYPPKRFFGAARNIENGGSLTILATALVETGSKMDDVIFEEFKGTGNSELRLNRQLADKRIFPAVDVNASSTRREEMLLSNDEVKITWKLRRALAGLEPQQALEVVLGKLKETQSNVEFLVQMQKSIPAPAHGGNGAHGSDNSIR, encoded by the coding sequence GTGGAGTCCATCTCCGAGATCCACACCGACGCCGCAGCGGCGTCAGCCGACACCTCGTCGGCATCCACCGCGTCGGCTCCGGCCGATACTGCTCCGGCTGCGGCCGAGAAGGCTGCGGCGTCAGAGACCGCGGGGGAGCAGGCCGGCGACGCGCCGGCCGAGAAGCCCGTCCGGGCACCGCGCAAGCGCACTCCGCGTCGCGCGAAGAGCACCGACGCTCCGGCCTCCGACGACTCCGCGGCTGCCGAGGCCGCCCCGGACGCAGCACCGACGCCGTCCGACGATGCGGCTCCGGCCTCGACGGAGGGCTCGCCTGCCACCGGAGACGCGGATGCCTCGTCCGACACCACGGAGAAGCCGGCCAAGAAGCCGGCACGCGCCCGCAAGGGACGCGGCAAGGCGGCGGCCTCGGCCGACGCCGAAGCGTCCGGGTCGTCCGAGGGCTCCGAGTCAACAGGCTCGCAGCCGAAGGGCGACGACGCGCAGGCCGATGACGCGGGGAAGGGCGGCTCAGCGCCCACCGAGGCAGCCCAGAAGTCCGCCGCCGCCGAGAGCGATGGCGACACGGGCGGCAAGAGCGACGCGACGACGAACGACGACGCCGGCGCCGGTCAGGGCAAGAGCGACAACGAGGGCGGGAACGGGCAGGACGGCTCGGACGGCGAGTCCTCGGGCCGCGGTCGCAGCCGGAGCCGCAACCGCAACCGGAACCGGAACGCGAACCAGGGACAGAATCAGAACTCCGGCTCGCAGAACAACGGCCAGAACGCGCAGAACGACGGCGACGACGACGGCCAGGGCTCCGGTCGTGGCCGGCAGCGCAACAAGCGCCGAGGCCAGAACGGCGGCGACGAGTTCGAGACCGAGATCAGCGAGGACGACGTCCTCATCCCGGTCGCGGGCATCCTCGATGTGCTCGACAACTACGCGTTCGTCCGCACCACCGGCTACCTCCCCGGCTCGAGCGACGTCTACGTCTCGCTCGGCCAGGTCAAGAAGTACAACCTGCGCAAGGGCGACGCCGTCGTGGGCGCCATCAAGCAGCCGCGCGAGGGCGAGCAGTCGAGCCGGCAGAAGTACAACGCGCTGGTGAAGGTCGACGCGGTCAACGGTCTGTCGGTCGACGACGCCGCCGACCGGGTCGAGTTCGGCAAGCTCACGCCGCTCTACCCGCAGGAGCGTCTGCGCCTGGAGACGGCCCCGGAGAAGCTGACCCAGCGCATCATCGACCTCGTCGCGCCCATCGGCAAGGGGCAGCGCGGCCTCATCGTCGCGCCGCCCAAGGCCGGCAAGACGATCGTGCTGCAGCAGATCGCGAACGCGATCGCGCACAACAACCCCGAGGTCCACCTCATGGTCGTGCTGGTCGACGAGCGCCCCGAAGAGGTCACCGACATGCAGCGCACGGTCAAGGGCGAGGTCATCGCCTCGACCTTCGACCGTCCCGCCGAGGACCACACCACCGTGGCCGAGCTCGCCATCGAGCGCGCGAAGCGCCTTGTCGAGCTGGGGCGCGACGTCGTCGTGCTGCTGGACTCGATCACGCGTCTCGGCCGCGCGTACAACATCTCGGCGCCGACGTCGGGCCGGGTGCTCACCGGCGGAGTGGACGCCTCGGCGCTCTACCCGCCCAAGCGCTTCTTCGGCGCGGCGCGCAACATCGAGAACGGCGGATCGCTCACGATCCTCGCGACGGCCCTCGTCGAGACCGGCTCCAAGATGGACGACGTCATCTTCGAGGAGTTCAAGGGAACCGGAAACAGCGAGCTGCGCCTGAACCGTCAGCTCGCCGACAAGCGGATCTTCCCCGCCGTCGACGTCAACGCGTCGAGCACGCGCCGCGAGGAGATGCTCCTGTCGAACGACGAGGTCAAGATCACCTGGAAGCTGCGGCGGGCCCTCGCGGGCCTGGAGCCGCAGCAGGCGCTCGAGGTCGTCCTGGGCAAGCTCAAGGAGACCCAGTCCAACGTCGAGTTCCTCGTGCAGATGCAGAAGTCGATCCCCGCACCCGCCCACGGGGGCAACGGCGCGCACGGATCCGACAACAGCATCCGCTGA